One Mycolicibacterium crocinum DNA window includes the following coding sequences:
- the moxR1 gene encoding chaperone MoxR1: MTSPGGSPAGPGSFAGPSGAPAAPPSSGNGLAGEVHTLERAIFEVKRIIVGQDQLVERILVGLLAKGHVLLEGVPGVAKTLAVETFAKVVGGTFARIQFTPDLVPTDIIGTRIYRQGREEFDIELGPVVVNFLLADEINRAPAKVQSALLEVMAERKISIGGKTYELPKPFLVMATQNPIENEGVYPLPEAQRDRFLFKINVDYPSPEEEREIIYRMGVTPPEPKQILETGDLLRLQNVAANNFVHHALVDYVVRVVTATRRPEQFGLTDVKAWVAFGASPRASLGIIAAARALALVRGRDYVIPQDVIDVIPDVLRHRLVLTYDALADDIKAETVINRILQTVALPQVNAVPQQGHSAPPVVPAGAGANGR, translated from the coding sequence ATGACGTCACCAGGTGGGTCGCCCGCAGGCCCCGGATCGTTTGCCGGGCCGAGCGGAGCCCCGGCCGCACCGCCGTCCAGCGGTAACGGTCTGGCCGGCGAGGTGCACACCCTGGAACGGGCGATCTTCGAGGTCAAGCGCATCATCGTCGGCCAGGACCAGCTCGTCGAGCGCATCCTGGTCGGGCTGCTGGCCAAGGGGCACGTGCTGCTCGAAGGTGTGCCGGGCGTCGCCAAGACGCTGGCGGTCGAGACCTTCGCCAAGGTCGTCGGCGGCACCTTCGCCCGCATTCAGTTCACCCCGGACCTGGTGCCCACCGACATCATCGGTACCCGCATCTACCGCCAGGGCCGCGAGGAATTCGACATCGAACTCGGGCCCGTCGTAGTGAATTTCTTGCTGGCCGACGAAATCAACCGCGCCCCGGCAAAGGTGCAGTCGGCACTGCTGGAGGTCATGGCCGAGCGCAAGATCTCCATCGGCGGCAAGACCTACGAATTGCCCAAGCCGTTCCTGGTGATGGCCACCCAGAACCCGATCGAGAACGAGGGTGTCTACCCGCTGCCGGAAGCCCAGCGCGACCGCTTCCTGTTCAAGATCAACGTCGACTACCCGTCGCCGGAGGAAGAGCGCGAGATCATCTACCGGATGGGTGTCACCCCGCCGGAGCCCAAGCAGATCCTCGAAACCGGTGACTTGCTGCGGCTGCAGAACGTCGCCGCCAACAACTTCGTGCACCACGCGCTGGTCGACTACGTGGTTCGTGTCGTCACCGCGACCCGCCGTCCCGAGCAGTTCGGCCTTACCGACGTCAAGGCATGGGTCGCGTTCGGCGCCTCACCGCGTGCGTCGCTGGGCATCATCGCCGCCGCCCGTGCCCTGGCGCTGGTGCGTGGCCGTGACTACGTCATCCCGCAGGACGTCATCGACGTCATCCCCGACGTCCTTCGTCACCGGCTGGTGCTGACCTACGACGCGCTGGCCGATGACATCAAGGCCGAGACGGTGATCAACCGGATCTTGCAGACCGTCGCGCTGCCTCAGGTCAATGCCGTTCCGCAGCAAGGGCATTCGGCGCCGCCGGTGGTTCCCGCCGGGGCAGGTGCCAACGGTCGGTGA
- a CDS encoding DUF58 domain-containing protein, producing the protein MSDSETVHPPSFQRGEIGDAKLSAALRTLELTVKRKLDGVLHGDHLGLIPGPGSEPGESRMYQPGDDVRRMDWSVTARTTHPHVRQMIADRELETWLVVDMSASLDFGTTGCEKRDLAVAAAAAITYLNSGGGNRIGAIIANGDQITRVPALSGRMHEQTLLRTIATMPKAPAGVRGDLAAAIDALRRPERRRGMAVVISDFLGPITWMRPLRAIAARHEVLGIEVLDPRDVELPPVGDVILQDTESGVTREFTIDEQLRDDFARAAAVHREEVARTLRRCGAPLMTLRTDRDWIADIVRFVASRRRGALAGSQ; encoded by the coding sequence GTGAGCGACTCGGAAACCGTCCACCCGCCGTCGTTTCAGCGCGGTGAGATCGGTGACGCCAAGCTCTCGGCGGCGCTGCGCACCCTCGAGCTCACCGTCAAGCGCAAGCTCGACGGGGTGCTGCACGGCGATCATCTCGGCCTGATCCCCGGCCCCGGCTCGGAGCCGGGGGAGTCGCGGATGTACCAGCCCGGCGACGATGTGCGCCGGATGGACTGGTCGGTGACCGCGCGCACCACCCACCCGCACGTTCGGCAGATGATCGCCGACCGCGAGCTGGAAACCTGGCTGGTGGTCGACATGTCGGCCAGCCTCGACTTCGGCACCACCGGCTGCGAGAAGCGCGACCTGGCGGTGGCCGCCGCGGCCGCGATCACCTACCTCAACAGCGGCGGCGGCAACCGGATCGGCGCGATCATCGCCAACGGCGACCAGATCACCCGAGTCCCGGCGCTGTCCGGGCGGATGCACGAGCAGACCCTGCTGCGGACGATCGCGACGATGCCGAAGGCGCCGGCGGGGGTGCGCGGTGACCTGGCCGCCGCGATCGACGCGCTGCGCCGGCCCGAACGCCGCCGCGGCATGGCGGTGGTGATCAGCGACTTCCTCGGGCCGATCACCTGGATGCGGCCGCTGCGCGCGATCGCCGCGCGCCATGAGGTGCTGGGCATCGAGGTGCTCGACCCACGGGACGTCGAACTGCCGCCCGTCGGCGATGTGATCCTGCAGGACACCGAATCCGGTGTCACCCGCGAATTCACGATCGACGAGCAACTGCGCGACGACTTCGCCCGCGCCGCCGCGGTGCACCGCGAAGAGGTGGCGCGCACGTTGCGCCGCTGCGGCGCACCACTGATGACCCTGCGCACCGACCGCGACTGGATCGCCGACATCGTGCGGTTCGTCGCGTCCCGTCGCCGCGGCGCACTGGCGGGCAGCCAATGA
- a CDS encoding VWA domain-containing protein yields the protein MTLPLLGPMTLSGFEHPWFFLFLLVIAGLVGLYVIAQFARQKRILRFANMDLLESVAPKRPNKWRHLPAILLIASLVLLTIAMAGPTHDVRIPRNRAVVMLTIDVSQSMRATDVEPSRLAAAQEAAKQFADQLTPGINLGLIAYAGTATVLVSPTTNREATKNAIDKLQLADRTATGEAIFTSLQAIATVGAVIGGGDTPPPARIVLMSDGKETVPSNPDNPKGAFTAARTAKDQGVPISTVSFGTPYGYVEINDQRQPVPVDDDMLKKIADLSGGNAYTASSLQQLKEVFTSLQDQIGYETIKGDASTGWLRLGALVLAVAALAALLINRRLPG from the coding sequence ATGACATTGCCGTTGCTCGGGCCGATGACGCTGAGCGGCTTCGAACACCCGTGGTTCTTCCTCTTCCTGCTCGTCATCGCGGGACTGGTCGGGCTCTACGTCATCGCGCAGTTCGCCCGGCAGAAGCGGATCCTGCGCTTCGCCAACATGGACCTGCTGGAAAGTGTTGCGCCCAAACGACCCAACAAGTGGCGGCACCTGCCGGCCATCCTGTTGATCGCCTCGCTGGTACTGCTGACGATCGCGATGGCGGGGCCGACCCACGATGTGCGCATCCCGCGCAACCGCGCCGTGGTGATGCTGACGATCGACGTCTCGCAGTCGATGCGGGCCACCGACGTCGAACCCAGCCGGTTGGCCGCCGCGCAGGAGGCCGCCAAGCAGTTCGCCGACCAGCTGACCCCCGGCATCAACCTCGGTCTGATCGCGTATGCGGGCACCGCCACCGTGCTGGTCTCGCCGACCACCAACCGCGAAGCCACCAAGAACGCGATCGACAAGTTGCAGCTGGCCGACCGCACCGCCACCGGCGAGGCGATCTTCACCTCGTTGCAGGCGATCGCGACCGTCGGCGCGGTGATCGGTGGCGGGGACACCCCGCCGCCGGCGCGCATCGTGCTGATGAGTGACGGTAAGGAAACCGTGCCGTCGAACCCGGACAACCCGAAGGGCGCGTTCACCGCCGCGCGCACGGCCAAGGATCAGGGCGTGCCGATCTCCACGGTGTCGTTCGGCACGCCGTACGGCTACGTCGAGATCAACGATCAGCGTCAGCCGGTGCCGGTCGACGACGACATGCTCAAGAAGATCGCCGACCTGTCCGGTGGCAACGCCTACACCGCGTCGAGCCTGCAGCAGCTCAAGGAGGTCTTCACCTCACTGCAGGACCAGATCGGCTACGAAACCATCAAGGGCGACGCCAGCACCGGCTGGCTGCGGCTGGGCGCATTGGTCCTGGCTGTCGCCGCCCTGGCCGCGTTGCTGATCAACCGGCGCCTGCCCGGCTGA
- the fabG1 gene encoding 3-oxoacyl-ACP reductase FabG1: MSETAAAESADAKPAGRPPFVSRSVLVTGGNRGIGLAIAQRLAADGHKVAVTHRGSGAPEGLFGVECDVTDTAAIDRAFKEVEEHQGPVEVLVSNAGISKDAFLMRMTEERFQEVINANLTGAFRVTQRASRSMQRNRFGRIIYIGSVSGMWGIGNQANYAAAKAGLIGMARSISRELSKAGVTANVVAPGYIDTEMTRALDERIQAGALDFIPAKRVGTAEEVAGAVSFLASEDASYIAGAVIPVDGGMGMGH; the protein is encoded by the coding sequence ATGTCCGAAACCGCAGCCGCAGAATCGGCCGACGCCAAACCGGCCGGCAGACCACCGTTTGTCTCCCGCTCCGTTCTCGTCACCGGCGGAAACCGGGGCATCGGACTGGCGATCGCCCAGCGGCTCGCCGCCGACGGTCACAAGGTGGCCGTCACCCACCGTGGCTCCGGAGCGCCTGAGGGACTGTTCGGCGTCGAGTGCGACGTCACCGACACCGCGGCCATCGACCGCGCGTTCAAAGAGGTCGAGGAACACCAGGGACCGGTCGAGGTGCTGGTGTCCAACGCCGGTATTTCCAAGGACGCCTTCCTCATGCGGATGACCGAGGAGCGGTTCCAGGAGGTCATCAACGCCAACCTCACCGGAGCGTTCCGGGTGACCCAGCGCGCGTCACGCAGCATGCAGCGCAACCGGTTCGGTCGGATCATCTACATCGGCTCGGTGTCCGGGATGTGGGGGATCGGCAACCAGGCCAACTACGCGGCCGCCAAGGCCGGCCTGATCGGGATGGCCCGATCCATCTCGCGCGAGCTGTCCAAGGCCGGCGTGACCGCCAACGTGGTGGCACCGGGCTACATCGACACGGAGATGACCCGTGCGCTCGACGAGCGGATCCAGGCCGGCGCACTGGACTTCATTCCGGCCAAGCGGGTCGGCACCGCCGAGGAGGTGGCCGGTGCGGTCAGCTTCCTGGCATCGGAGGACGCGAGCTACATCGCCGGCGCGGTCATTCCCGTCGACGGCGGCATGGGAATGGGCCACTAG